In Actinomycetota bacterium, the DNA window TCGACGACAACTCATTGCTCATGAGCGGAGACCCCAGCGGCTTTCTCGATCAGCATCGGCACACGGTCAGAGATGCCGGCGAACTGTCATGAACCTTCTGGCCCGGCCACCGCGCTCCCAGAATCGGTGGTCGACGGCATCAACCTCGCCCCCAGCTTCTCCGCAGCCGACCGGTCTCCCTCCGCTGTCGCCTGGGCGTAGATGGCCAGGGTCAACCGTGGATCGGAGTGCCCGAGCCGGGCCTGCGCCGTCTTGACATCCACTCCGTCGAGGGCCATCGCCGTCGCATTGGTCCGCCTCAAGTCGTGGAACCCGAGGCCCGTCAAGTCGGCACTCTCCACGGCTGGCAGCCACACCCGCCGCCTCCAATTGGAATAGTCCAGCGGTCCGCCGTCCGCATTGGCAAACAAGAAGGCGTCAGGCTCGGCACCCGTCAGTCCACGATGCGCAAGATGGATGCTCAGAAGGTTTGCCAACGCCACTGGGATGGTCAGAGTTCGGTGCCCAGCAGCGGACTTCGGCGGACTCACGAAGCCCACGCCGCCCATGCCCCGCGTCACCTGTTCGGCCACAGTCACTGTCCTGCGCAACAGGTCGATGCGCCCAACCCGCAGCCCGGCGACCTCACCCCATCGAAGCCCTAACACCGCCCCCAGCCACACCATCGGCGCGAATTCCGCCGGCATCGAATCCGCCAGGCGAATGAGGTCTCCGGGCTCCACGATCCTCGCCGTTGCAGGCTCGACTGCTGGAAGCCGGATCCCCCTGCACGGTGACCGCAAGATCAGATCGGTTTCGACCCCGTAATTGAGGACCGCCCGTACAGTTCCGTACATGCGACGA includes these proteins:
- a CDS encoding site-specific integrase encodes the protein MAELSMEWLQSNPAKRQSTLARDESALRVHVLPALGQRKIGSLTPGDIRALVTDWSLRMAPRTVRRMYGTVRAVLNYGVETDLILRSPCRGIRLPAVEPATARIVEPGDLIRLADSMPAEFAPMVWLGAVLGLRWGEVAGLRVGRIDLLRRTVTVAEQVTRGMGGVGFVSPPKSAAGHRTLTIPVALANLLSIHLAHRGLTGAEPDAFLFANADGGPLDYSNWRRRVWLPAVESADLTGLGFHDLRRTNATAMALDGVDVKTAQARLGHSDPRLTLAIYAQATAEGDRSAAEKLGARLMPSTTDSGSAVAGPEGS